The genomic stretch GATCTGCATCTGAATGAGGTTTCAGATGAAcatttttctcctcttttttcttgttttcagCAGCAGTAGTAGTTGTCTCAAAACCAAGACACTTGAGAAGAGCATTGAGTGCTTCTTCAAGTAAATAGCAGGGGTTGTAAAGAGTGATTCTTCTCTTATTATCATCAGCTTCTTCTCTCTTCATTGAGGATGATGACATCTCCATTATTCTTCTGCTTCAGTTTTCTTATCTTAGTCTctcaaatttattaaaatttgtgcTTTTATAACTTTAATGctctcctatatatatatgcttGTTCCTGGTGTGCCAGTGCCACCAACATATATATGCTGCATTTGTTTATTAATACGAAATATTGAGATAAGAacacataaatatatatatttatatttagatttaGCAGATGTGATATAGGTATAaagatattaataaaaaaaaattattttttttattattattaaatttttttgttatattttttatttttttataaaaaaataaaataatttaaatttttataatttattattttttatatttagtttattattaaataaaatttaaaatactaatttttatatatgtctttattttttgtttcttgtccTCGATATTTTGTTCTAAAAACCATTCGCATCCATATATACTTACTTTAATTAGGTTTCATTTCttcaaattttgtaattattaagGTCAAGATATATAAGTTCTAAAGGAATTgtaattttgatatatatatatatatatatatatatatatatatatatatatatatatatatttcttatCACTTCTAATTTTGAGATTTTTGtgcttgaaaaaaaaatctagaaTGTATCGATCAAATAATAGGTCTGGTATTGGATGTGATTTAACATTAATCTTGtgttatataattattatattagtcTTTAAATATGATTAcataaataatacataatttttattaaattttcaatATATTAGTtggttttattaatttatttttccacATATATTAATTCTAGGGTAATGTTTGGGTCATTttaatggagagagagagagagagaatttgatTTATGTTAATTGAAATGTAagagacaaaatgaaaaaagaataatgactatctaaattttttatatgttagtcaccaaaaaatttttttttatatgttatatgaaaatatatataaatatatattatattatactgACTTTAAATTTAAGTACAATAATTGATTCTTGCAAAGTTGAATACAATATTCTTCTAACCATATATTCTTAGACTATGTAGAAATGGGTCAAACACTAGAAACCAAGGAGGTTCCATATGCATGACCTTATAGTAGTGCGCCCCTTGTGTGCAATTGCAAAACTACCATAACATCAAAGCATGATTCAAAACTAGAGACCTTTTGTTACACCATTTGTTTTCTTACAACTAAAATAGCTAATTTGTCACcgtttttttgtaaaatttattCTTATAAGATGTTGATGAATTCTTAGTCAGCACGCCAGAATAATAAAAAACGTCACTttaacttatagtaaaataatgatatatagataaacaatttgaaaaaaaaaaaaaaagaatcttTGGTaagaaataattaataaatttataaggaaaaagaaaagcaacAGTAGGTGTATCTATCCACATTTCGCAGGTAGCAATCCAAAGTGTGAATTAAATGCATACTGCCATATAGAAAGAATTGAAGAGAGTTATAAAAGCTATGTTATTGTTACCTACTCCATTGAAGGATGAGTCAATGAGTCATCATGTGCTCCGTATTAATTTAGGATACACGGACACTGACACGTCACCACACGGAAGATGTTGacacataaattttaaaattttataagatatGGAGACacgtatatatataaaatataaagtactttttagataaattgtaataatattttgatattttattaatattaagttataaattattttttaattatttttaatatcttattttaattatatcaaatatttaaaatattttttattttaataaataataatatatactatatctaaatttattttaagaatatatattaaaaataagactGGACACACTGATATGTGATGGTATTTAAGTGTGATCAAACATgtttaaaaaagaattttttattttttattaaaatactgTTAGATACAATAAATACGCATATCCGACAAACGCCAATAAATATTGTATCCAAAATATGTCTGACACGCAAACACCTTCATAAGTATTAACTCATCATTCAGCGTTATCCTTTTGACATTTTTTCACCCAATCTCAGTTATTACTTCCTACTTATATTGTCATTGTATCGGATGAACATTAATTATCGTGCAAGTTTTGAAAGatttcttcttttgattttgtaGGAAAGTATTCAAACGCGCATATACGCTACAAcgaaaattattttgtgacaaatttttcataaaaataacataataattattatatatcttatttaatttatatttttataataaatatatatttattttttatacgtctattaaaaatttttttatcaataattatataattgttgttgattttttcttataaaatataaaataattaatgtcTAATTAAAAGTAATCTTTTAATAGTAGTATATTATATGAGGAGTGGTtcctctaatttttttattttgattatttggTAAAATACTgatctttattatttaatatttttcttatatatttttttattctatttaaaaaatataaagtaaaatataatattttattaaaaattaaaaaaataattgagagAATGACAACATATGTTAGAGATTCAAttaatgtttaaatttaaataaacataatcatctCACGAGAGTATGTTGGTTGAGATTAATTAATGAATGTTTAAATGCAAACAGAGAGCCAGTTGTTTCCGGTGATGCTAGTCAAGATAAAGTTATTGAAATTTCTAATAGAATTAATTAATAGGATATTTACTTGAGCATGTGGTATAAATTATAGATCAATTCTACGGTTTTTATGAGTTGAtacctaaattttatttaatttatcttttataataagttttaattttttaaaaattatttattgttatatcttttaaattaaatattaatttttaattatttttagtaaataGACACTACTTTTTAAGCATCATAGTATTTACCTAAATTATAATAGATTATCAGTGTTATTAAATTCTGATAGAAGCTGAAATAAAAATctaattgagttaatttttttagttaatatatgcaataaaattttttcaatcaaaccaacaAAAGAGGAGGATGAAGTTAATTGGTGTTAGACAAAATCTGATATATATGAAGTTGGATTAGGATATAAAATTGCTTATGGATTCTTTCATTCTTCTACTTCATTGAGGCCCCAGAACATACAGAACAATAGAGTCTGGATAGCATTTGAGAATTGAAATTGCCTCATAAAATTAAggtttttctataaaaaaatctTCATGAAAAGCTTCCGGTGTTGCAACAAGTTCACAGCCGGTTCGCATCAACTCCTGCCACTTATCCAAGATGCATGTTGAAGGCTGAATCAATTTCTCATGCTTTGTTCCAATGCCCCCTGTCTTAAATAATATAGAGGTTAAGCTTAATAACCCCTGACCTATGGATGAGAGAAGAAGATACCTTTTTCAATTAGTGGCAACGAGTCTTATCCGGGTACCGGCTCAATTCGACGGTAGACAAAAGACCCTCATCATAGCGATGCTATGTTGGAGCACTTGGAAAGCGAAGAATCGGTGTGTTTTTTAGAAGGTAATAAGTTTGGCACCAGAGATAGTGAAAGAAGCTAGCAATTTAGTGCGTGAACTCGTAAACCATATCTGATAGATGCTGCTAATTTTCTTTATTCTTACTTTACTCTTTTCTAAGCTCTTAGTCTTTCAGTTACATACAGTTGATGATAAATGAAAATATCCAATTCTTTTATACttctttataaaaatatttttattttatattaataaaataacatttatctttaaaaaaattaaattttttctatACTTATCATTCAAACAGTATAATCTCTtcgtttttatttaaaaattttaaattcgcATCTTATtctcaattaaaaaaaactaaatattttttataagtacTTGTTAAGTTCAATGATTTGACTTTATTCATCCTAAACTAGTTATTAGAAATTCTTTCGTATTATATATATTAGCCGCAATTGGTTTTAGTATCTTCTagaaattgaaagataaattaTTCTTACTATATACCGTCGAATGATTTATTCTTTATATTTTTACATATGAAATACTAAATCCTTAATCAGTACAATATATAGTTAAAATTTACATAAGAATACATTTTTGAAGATAAAACTGATGTTcaattaattttatacaaaattaattaatattttaattaaatttattaaattatttaataattttattttatattatgtgAATATCTGTCATTTTTAAACATGCATTAAATACAAATAAGATTAAATATGAGAATGTAAGTGATCCGACGATAAATTGACTATTTAGaattttatattcaaatattatatttatatttaaataaaaaacataaaaaaagtTCA from Arachis stenosperma cultivar V10309 chromosome 9, arast.V10309.gnm1.PFL2, whole genome shotgun sequence encodes the following:
- the LOC130947372 gene encoding uncharacterized protein LOC130947372 — protein: MEMSSSSMKREEADDNKRRITLYNPCYLLEEALNALLKCLGFETTTTAAENKKKEEKNVHLKPHSDADLGDDDDISTPQICECDTNMNASYQQDEDPPSSTSQDDITTDSSLAARRRPVGDGRPGLSGGSGPQHN